From the Anguilla anguilla isolate fAngAng1 chromosome 6, fAngAng1.pri, whole genome shotgun sequence genome, one window contains:
- the LOC118230659 gene encoding trace amine-associated receptor 13c-like: protein MLHLKSFPLKIILICTLNITAGNLIDDTSIFKNLTKVHKGESCGNSSTLSCSGAPPTPADVLLYMTVAAVIFVTVCGNLLVIVSICHFKQLHTPTNILLLSLAVADFLVGVTGMPFHFISWLDPHWCLETIYCTLFNIASFYMTCVSIYNVALIAVDRYFALSNPFLYCTKMTVNLTLRMLYILWLSSLIYNVLFIYINGNISEITGNVTCTECIVTANEFWTIFDFVIVFIVPCVTIIIMYLNVFAIARKHAHEINCVRKQNSSGTKMNNFSTGSERKAAKKLGILVAVFLLCLLPYYINAFLSVYITTPSEYLTYMSTVTLLYLNSSINPIIYALFYPWFQKSVKLILTFRICGSESSLLNVLLEEN, encoded by the coding sequence ATGCTGCATCTTAAGTCTTTTCCTTTGAAGATAATTCTCATCTGCACGTTAAATATAACGGCAGGGAATCTGATTGATGACACCTCTATATTCAAAAATCTCACAAAAGTTCATAAAGGAGAATCCTGTGGAAATTCTTCAACTCTGTCCTGTTCAGGAGCACCACCAACACCAGCTGATGTACTGTTGTACATGACTGTAGCAGCAGTCATTTTTGTGACGGTTTGTGGAAATCTACTTGTCATCGTCTCCATCTGCCACTTCAAGCAGCTCCACACACCAACCAAcatcctccttctctctctggctgtggcAGACTTTCTAGTTGGAGTAACTGGGATGCCTTTCCACTTTATTTCATGGCTGGATCCACACTGGTGTCTTGAGACAATATATTGCACACTTTTTAATATAGCATCCTTTTACATGACTTGTGTGTCTATTTACAATGTAGCTCTTATTGCAGTGGACCGATATTTTGCTCTGAGCAACCCCTTTCTTTACTGCACTAAAATGACAGTGAATCTAACTTTGAGGATGCTATACATTCTCTGGTTGTCTTCACTCATCTACAAtgtactgtttatttatattaatggaaatatttctgaaataacagGAAATGTAACATGTACCGAGTGTATTGTTACAGCTAATGAGTTTTGGACCATTTTTGACTTTGTAATAGTATTTATTGTGCCCTGCGTGACAATCATAATTATGTACCTGAATGTTTTTGCTATTGCCAGAAAGCATGCACATGAAATAAATTgtgtcagaaaacaaaattcaagtggcacaaaaatgaacaatttttcAACAGGATCAGAAAGGAAAGCAGCCAAAAAACTGGGAATTCTAGTGGCAGTGTTCTTACTGTGTTTACTACCCTACTACATAAATGCTTTTCTTTCTGTATATATAACAACACCATCTGAGTATCTTACATATATGAGTACTGTTACTCTTTTATATCTAAATTCATCAATCAATCCTATCATTTATGCTTTGTTCTATCCATGGTTTCAGAAGTCTGTAAAGCTAATTTTAACATTTAGAATATGTGGCTCAGAATCTTCATTGTTGAATGTGCTTTTAGAGGAGAACTGA
- the LOC118230567 gene encoding trace amine-associated receptor 13c-like: MLHLKYFPLKIILICTLNITAGNLIDDTSIIKNLTKVHKGESCGNSSTLSCSGASPTPADVLLYMTVAAVIFVTVCGNLLVIVSICHFKQLHTPTNILLLSLAVADFLVGVTGMPFHFISWLDPHWCLETIYCTLYKVTSFYMTCVSIYNVALIAVDRYFALSNPFLYCTKMTVNLTLRMLYTLWLSSLIYSVLLLYTSGNISEITGNVTCTECIVTANEFWTIFDFVIVFIVPCVTIIIMYLNVFAIAKKHAHEINCVRKQNSSGTKMNNFSTGSERKAAKKLGILVAVFLLCLIPCYTSAFLSVYITPPSEYLTYMSTVTLLYLNSSINPIIYALFYPWFQKSVKLILTFRICGSESSLLNVLLEEN; the protein is encoded by the coding sequence ATGCTGCATCTTAAGTATTTTCCTTTGAAGATAATTCTCATCTGCACGTTAAATATAACGGCAGGGAATTTGATTGATGACACCTCTATAATCAAAAATCTCACAAAAGTTCATAAAGGAGAATCCTGTGGCAATTCTTCAACTCTGTCCTGTTCAGGAGCATCACCAACACCAGCTGATGTACTGTTGTACATGACTGTAGCAGCAGTCATTTTTGTGACGGTTTGTGGAAATCTACTTGTCATCGTCTCCATCTGCCACTTCAAGCAGCTCCACACACCAACCAAcatcctccttctctctctggctgtggcAGACTTTCTAGTTGGAGTAACTGGGATGCCTTTCCACTTTATTTCATGGCTGGATCCACACTGGTGTCTTGAGACAATATATTGCACACTTTATAAAGTAACATCCTTTTACATGACTTGTGTGTCTATTTACAATGTAGCGCTTATTGCAGTGGACCGATATTTTGCTCTGAGCAACCCCTTTCTTTACTGCACTAAAATGACAGTGAATCTGACTTTGAGGATGCTATATACTCTCTGGTTGTCTTCACTCATCTACAGTGTACTGCTTCTTTATACCAgtggaaatatttctgaaataactgGAAATGTAACATGTACCGAGTGTATTGTTACAGCTAATGAGTTTTGGACCATTTTTGACTTTGTAATAGTATTTATTGTGCCCTGCGTGACAATCATAATTATGTACCTGAATGTTTTTGCTATTGCCAAAAAGCATGCACATGAAATAAATTgtgtcagaaaacaaaattcaagtggcacaaaaatgaacaatttttcAACAGGATCAGAAaggaaagcagcaaaaaaacTGGGAATTCTAGTGGCAGTGTTCTTACTGTGTTTAATACCCTGCTACACAAGTGCTTTTCTTTCTGTATATATAACACCACCATCTGAGTATCTTACATATATGAGTACTGTTACTCTTTTATATCTAAATTCATCAATCAATCCTATCATTTATGCTTTGTTCTATCCATGGTTTCAGAAGTCTGTAAAGCTAATTTTAACATTTAGAATATGTGGCTCAGAATCTTCATTGTTGAATGTGCTTTTAGAGGAGAACTGA